One region of Alosa sapidissima isolate fAloSap1 chromosome 1, fAloSap1.pri, whole genome shotgun sequence genomic DNA includes:
- the LOC121706585 gene encoding uncharacterized protein LOC121706585 isoform X2, protein MLQVRAVPPPVACTSSLQTWHRPRTKGIHAEPVQDLVVRKPKPSARSVCKSTLYQAYTGSLLDPQVLSLGKGLKSLRPQPLISSVLHGLSQLTMVDSRFGPVPRGS, encoded by the exons ATGTTGCAG GTGAGAGCTGTACCACCACCTGTGGCCTGCACAAGCTCTCTGCAAACATGGCATCGACCAAGGACAAAG GGGATCCATGCAGAGCCGGTTCAGGACTTGGTTGTTAGGAAACCAAAGCCATCCGCCAGGAGTGTATGCAAATCAACACTCTATCAAGCATACACAG GATCCCTCCTTGACCCGCAAGTCTTGTCTCTTGGAAAAGGACTGAAAAGCCTCAGGCCGCAACCACTAATATCATCAGTGCTGCATGGCTTGTCTCAACTCACCATGGTCGACTCCAGGTTCGGACCTGTGCCGCGAGGTTCA TGA
- the LOC121706585 gene encoding uncharacterized protein LOC121706585 isoform X1: MLQVRAVPPPVACTSSLQTWHRPRTKGIHAEPVQDLVVRKPKPSARSVCKSTLYQAYTGSLLDPQVLSLGKGLKSLRPQPLISSVLHGLSQLTMVDSRFGPVPRGSPLSYQCPPVVKHGNYVQHPDAPKFPKLPLEGSTFSTTFPNFEPNSQQFLHLDSLTVTHEVAAEREEQTREQSECPLWQALRKPRVTASRFYEVSHVKGPSSGQTLAGRILKGVRQTPAMKRGLEREPQVLEQYSKHFNVNVSRCGFVIHPDAPHLGASPDAGVYDPSAILCFGLAEVKCPDISSISEAGHVKMVNGQAKLKQNHKYHWQVQGQLAVTGLSWCDFVTDTEGDFTVERVWRDDEMIKDMKKKVDLYFFGTYMNVYLQQKVKLTV, encoded by the exons ATGTTGCAG GTGAGAGCTGTACCACCACCTGTGGCCTGCACAAGCTCTCTGCAAACATGGCATCGACCAAGGACAAAG GGGATCCATGCAGAGCCGGTTCAGGACTTGGTTGTTAGGAAACCAAAGCCATCCGCCAGGAGTGTATGCAAATCAACACTCTATCAAGCATACACAG GATCCCTCCTTGACCCGCAAGTCTTGTCTCTTGGAAAAGGACTGAAAAGCCTCAGGCCGCAACCACTAATATCATCAGTGCTGCATGGCTTGTCTCAACTCACCATGGTCGACTCCAGGTTCGGACCTGTGCCGCGAGGTTCACCCCTGTCCTACCAGTGTCCTCCTGTGGTCAAACACGGAAATTACGTCCAACACCCAGATGCACCAAAATTCCCTAAACTACCTTTAGAGGGGTCAACATTTTCCACTACCTTTCCGAACTTTGAACCAAACTCCCAACAGTTTCTCCATTTGGACAGCTTAACTGTGACACACGAAGTGgcagctgagagagaggagcagacacGTGAGCAGTCTGAGTGCCCATTATGGCAAGCATTACGTAAACCTAGAGTAACAGCTAGTAGGTTCTATGAggttagccatgtgaaagggcCGTCTTCTGGTCAGACCCTGGCAGGGCGGATACTTAAGGGAGTACGCCAAACTCCCGCCATGAAGAGGGGCCTTGAACGCGAGCCACAAGTGCTGGAACAATATTCAAAACATTTCAATGTAAATGTCTCACGCTGTGGATTTGTTATCCATCCCGACGCTCCTCACCTCGGGGCTAGCCCCGATGCAGGGGTATATGACCCTAGTGCCATTCTGTGTTTTGGGCTTGCTGAAGTTAAATGCCCAGACATCTCTAGCATTTCTGAGGCAGGACATGTAAAAATGGTGAATGGTCAGGCaaaactgaagcagaatcaTAAATACCACTGGCAGGTTCAAGGTCAATTGGCTGTAACTGGATTGAGTTGGTGCGATTTTGTAACAGACACTGAGGGAGACTTCACAGTCGAAAGAGTCTGGAGGGATGATGAAATGATAAAAGACATGAAAAAGAAGGTGGACCTGTACTTCTTTGGTACATATATGAATGTGTATCTACAGCAGAAAGTGAAATTAACTGTATGA